In Camelina sativa cultivar DH55 chromosome 16, Cs, whole genome shotgun sequence, a single window of DNA contains:
- the LOC104702623 gene encoding glutathione S-transferase U20 produces MANKPILLDYWPSMFGMRARVALREKGVDFEYREEDFSNKSPLLLQSNPVHKKIPVLIHNGKPVCESLNVVHYVDEAWPDKNPFFPSDPYGRSQARFWADFVDKKFTEAQVKIWMKKGEEQEAGKKEFIEALKILETELGDKPYFGGDSFGYVDISLITFYSWFQAYEKFGNINIESESPKLVAWGKRCMEKESVSKSLPDSEKIVGYVAEFRKNNLGSE; encoded by the exons ATGGCGAACAAACCGATTCTTCTGGATTACTGGCCGAGTATGTTCGGTATGAGGGCTAGAGTTGCGTTGAGGGAGAAAGGTGTTGATTTCGAGTACAGAGAGGAGGATTTCAGCAACAAGAGCCCTTTGCTCCTCCAGAGTAATCCCGTTCACAAGAAAATCCCGGTTCTCATCCACAACGGTAAACCGGTCTGTGAATCTCTCAACGTCGTCCATTACGTTGACGAGGCCTGGCCCGACAAGAACCCATTCTTCCCTTCCGATCCTTACGGGAGATCTCAGGCTCGTTTCTGGGCCGATTTCGTGGACAAGAAG TTCACCGAAGCACAAGTGAAGATCTGGATGAAGAAAGGTGAGGAGCAAGAGGCAGGGAAGAAGGAGTTTATTGAAGCACTCAAGATTCTTGAAACTGAGCTTGGAGACAAACCATACTTTGGTGGAGATAGCTTTGGCTATGTAGACATTTCCTTGATTACATTCTACAGTTGGTTCCAAGCATACGAGAAGTTTGGTAACATCAACATCGAATCAGAGAGTCCCAAACTAGTCGCTTGGGGAAAGAGGTGCATGGAGAAAGAGAGTGTGTCTAAGTCTCTCCCTGACTCTGAGAAGATTGTTGGATACGTCGCCGAGTTTAGGAAGAACAATCTCGGATCTGAGTGA
- the LOC104751734 gene encoding glutathione S-transferase U19-like produces the protein MANEVVLLDFWPSMFGMRTRIALREKGVEFEYREEDLRNKSPLLIQMNPIHKKIPVLIHNGKPVVESSIQVQYIDEVWSHKNPILPSDPYHRAQARFWADFIDKKMYEAQRKVWATKGEEQETGKKDFIEILKTLESELGDKPYFGGDDFGFVDIALIGFYTWFPAYEKFGNFSIEQECPKLIAWVKKCLQRDSVAKSLPDPEKVTEFVSMLRSKFVPE, from the exons ATGGCGAATGAGGTGGTTCTTCTTGATTTCTGGCCGAGTATGTTCGGGATGAGGACGAGGATCGCACTGAGGGAGAAAGGTGTCGAATTTGAGTACAGAGAAGAAGATCTGAGGAACAAGAGCCCGCTGTTGATCCAGATGAACCCGATCCACAAGAAGATTCCGGTTCTCATCCACAATGGTAAACCGGTTGTCGAATCCAGCATTCAGGTTCAGTACATTGATGAGGTCTGGTCTCACAAAAACCCTATCCTTCCTTCTGATCCTTACCACAGAGCTCAGGCTAGATTCTGGGCTGATTTCATCGACAAAAAG ATGTACGAGGCTCAGAGGAAGGTGTGGGCGACCAAAGGTGAGGAACAAGAGACAGGCAAGAAGGATTTCATTGAGATACTCAAGACCCTTGAGTCTGAGCTTGGAGACAAGCCTTACTTTGGTGGAGATGACTTTGGCTTTGTAGACATTGCATTGATTGGTTTCTACACCTGGTTTCCAGCATACGAGAAGTTTGGTAACTTCAGCATCGAACAAGAGTGTCCGAAACTGATTGCTTGGGTCAAGAAGTGTTTGCAGAGGGACAGCGTGGCTAAGTCCTTGCCTGATCCTGAGAAGGTTACCGAATTCGTCTCCATGCTCAGGAGCAAATTTGTACCAGAGTAG
- the LOC104751735 gene encoding peroxisomal (S)-2-hydroxy-acid oxidase GLO1 has translation MEITNVNEYEAIAKEKLPKMVYDYYASGAEDQWTLQENRNAFSRILFRPRILLDVSKIDMTTTVLGFKISMPIMVAPTAMQKMAHPEGEYATARAASAAGTIMTLSSWATSSVEEVASTGPGIRFFQLYVYKDRNVVAQLVRRAERAGFKAIALTVDTPRLGRRESDIKNRFTLPPYLTLKNFEGLDLGKMDEANDSGLASYVAGQIDRTLSWKDVQWLQTITKLPILVKGVLTAEDARMAVQAGAAGIIVSNHGARQLDYVPATIIALEEVVKAAEGKIPVFLDGGVRRGTDVFKALALGASGIFIGRPVVFSLAAEGEAGVRKVLQMMREEFELTMALSGCTSLKEITRNHIVTDWDAPQARLVPKL, from the exons ATGGAGATCACTAACGTTAACGAGTATGAAGCTATCGCTAAGGAGAAATTACCAAAGATGGTCTACGATTACTACGCTTCTGGTGCAGAAGATCAGTGGACTCTACAAGAGAACAGAAATGCTTTCTCTCGAATCTT GTTTCGGCCTCGGATTTTACTTGATGTAAGCAAGATTGATATGACTACTACTGTCTTGGGATTCAAGATATCTATGCCTATCATGGTTGCTCCAACTGCTATGCAGAAGATGGCTCATCCCGAAG GTGAGTATGCTACGGCTAGAGCTGCATCCGCAGCAGGAACTATCATG ACACTATCTTCATGGGCTACTTCTAGCGTTGAAGAGGTTGCTTCGACAGGACCAGGAATCCGCTTTTTTCAGCTTTAC GTCTACAAGGACAGGAACGTTGTGGCTCAGCTTGTGAGAAGGGCAGAGAGAGCCGGTTTCAAAGCAATCGCTCTCACTGTCGATACACCGAGGCTTGGTCGCAGAGAATCTGATATCAAGAACAGGTTTACATTGCCACCTTACTTGACTTTGAAGAATTTTGAAGGTCTTGACCTTGGCAAGATGGATGAG GCAAATGACTCAGGACTAGCATCCTACGTGGCTGGACAAATTGATCGTACCTTGAGCTGGAAG GATGTGCAGTGGCTTCAGACAATCACGAAGCTGCCTATTCTGGTGAAAGGTGTGCTTACAGCTGAGGATG CAAGGATGGCAGTACAAGCAGGAGCAGCTGGTATCATCGTGTCTAACCATGGTGCTCGCCAGCTAGATTACGTACCAGCCACAATCATAGCCCTTGAAGAG GTTGTTAAAGCAGCTGAGGGGAAGATTCCAGTGTTCTTAGACGGTGGGGTTCGCCGTGGAACCGATGTCTTCAAAGCCCTCGCGCTTGGAGCCTCCGGCATATTT ATCGGACGGCCGGTGGTGTTCTCTTTAGCGGCGGAAGGAGAGGCCGGGGTGAGGAAAGTGCTACAGATGATGAGAGAAGAATTCGAACTCACAATGGCACTAAGTGGATGCACTAGTTTAAAGGAGATCACACGCAACCACATTGTCACTGATTGGGATGCTCCTCAGGCACGATTAGTCCCAAAGCTCTAG
- the LOC104751736 gene encoding 9-cis-epoxycarotenoid dioxygenase NCED9, chloroplastic, whose amino-acid sequence MASTSTTLLIPSTSTYQFLDPTFSDSSSSSSRLSFSSTLGNKKLTRCSVSSSFNKTSPISSSLQSPTTFKPPSWKKLCSDVVANLIPKTTNHNPKLNPVQRTAATILDAVENAMVSHERRRHPLPKTADPTVQISGNFFPVPEKPVVHNLPVTGTLPECIQGVYVRNGANPLHKPVSGHHLFDGDGMIHSVQFDNGSVSYACRFTETNRLVQERESGRPVFPKAIGELHGHLGIAKLMLFNTRGLFGLVEPTRGLGVANAGLVYFNGHLLAMSEDDLPYHVKVTQTGDLETSGRYDFDGQLQSTMIAHPKIDPETRELFALSYDVVSKPYLKYFRFTSDGEKSPDVEIPLDQPTMIHDFAITENFVVIPDQQVVFRLPEMIRGGSPVVYDENKKSRFGILNKYAKDASSIHWIEVPDCFCFHLWNAWEELETDEVVVIGSCMTPPDSIFNEHDETLESVLSEIRLNLKTGESTRRPVITEQVNLEAGMVNRNLLGRKTRFVYLALTEPWPKVSGFAKVDISTGEIQKYIYGDGKYGGEPLFLPSGDGEEDDGYIMVFVHDEEKVKSELQIINAVNLKLEATVTLPSRVPYGFHGTFISKEDLLKQA is encoded by the coding sequence ATGGCTTCTACTTCTACAACCTTACTAATTCCTTCTACTTCGACTTATCAATTTCTTGATCCAACTttctcagattcttcttcttcttcttcaagactaTCGTTTTCTTCAACACTCGGCAACAAGAAACTAACCCGTTGCTCTGTTTCATCCTCATTCAACAAAACATCTCCCATCTCATCTTCTCTCCAATCTCCGACGACATTCAAACCACCGTCTTGGAAGAAACTATGCAGCGATGTGGTCGCCAACCTAATCCCCAAAACTACCAATCACAATCCAAAACTAAACCCTGTACAGAGAACCGCCGCCACGATCTTAGACGCGGTTGAGAACGCCATGGTTTCTCACGAACGCCGCCGTCATCCGCTCCCTAAAACGGCGGATCCCACCGTCCAAATATCCGGAAACTTCTTCCCGGTGCCGGAGAAACCAGTCGTGCATAACCTTCCAGTGACTGGAACATTACCAGAGTGCATTCAAGGAGTTTACGTCAGAAACGGAGCGAATCCGCTTCACAAACCAGTCTCCGGCCACCATTTGTTCGACGGTGACGGTATGATTCACTCCGTCCAGTTCGATAACGGTTCGGTTAGCTACGCTTGCCGGTTCACCGAAACAAACCGGTTGGTTCAAGAGCGAGAATCTGGTCGCCCTGTTTTCCCAAAAGCAATTGGAGAGCTTCACGGACACTTAGGTATCGCCAAGCTTATGCTCTTCAACACCCGTGGACTATTCGGATTAGTCGAGCCGACCCGAGGACTCGGTGTCGCTAATGCCGGTTTAGTCTATTTCAACGGTCATCTCTTAGCCATGTCCGAAGATGATTTACCGTACCATGTCAAAGTCACTCAAACCGGAGATTTAGAAACTTCGGGTCGGTACGATTTCGACGGTCAGCTACAATCAACAATGATAGCCCACCCGAAAATCGACCCGGAAACCCGAGAACTGTTCGCTTTAAGCTACGACGTCGTTTCGAAGCCTTACCTAAAATACTTCAGATTCACATCGGACGGTGAGAAATCACCGGACGTCGAGATTCCTCTTGATCAGCCGACGATGATCCACGATTTCGCGATCACTGAGAACTTCGTAGTGATCCCTGACCAGCAAGTGGTTTTCAGATTACCGGAGATGATCAGAGGTGGTTCTCCGGTGGTTTACGACGAGAACAAGAAATCAAGATTTGGTATCTTGAATAAATACGCCAAAGATGCTTCGTCGATCCATTGGATCGAAGTGCCTGATTGTTTCTGTTTCCATCTATGGAACGCTTGGGAAGAACTAGAAACAGACGAGGTTGTCGTGATCGGATCATGTATGACGCCACCTGATTCAATATTCAACGAACACGACGAAACACTTGAGAGTGTTTTGTCGGAGATAAGACTAAACCTGAAAACAGGGGAATCAACACGTCGACCGGTTATCACCGAACAAGTTAACCTCGAAGCCGGTATGGTAAACCGGAATTTATTAGGTAGAAAAACCCGGTTTGTTTACTTGGCTTTAACCGAACCGTGGCCTAAAGTGTCCGGTTTCGCGAAAGTGGATATATCCACCGGAGAGATTCAAAAGTATATTTATGGAGACGGGAAATACGGAGGAGAGCCTCTTTTTTTGCCGTCCGGtgacggagaagaagacgatggttACATCATGGTGTTTGTTCACGACGAGGAGAAGGTGAAGTCGGAACTTCAAATCATTAACGCCGTTAACTTGAAGCTTGAAGCGACCGTTACGCTTCCGTCGAGAGTGCCTTACGGTTTCCACGGAACGTTCATTAGTAAGGAAGATCTATTGAAGCAAGCTTAG
- the LOC104751738 gene encoding exopolygalacturonase-like produces MISTVCSFIRLILLIAAVASSIAAAASIPLPGRKIFDVRSYGARGDGKTDNAMAFTKAWKEACEWNGFSRVYVPFGTFYLGGVIFTGPCKSRISFIIKGTLLAPKEANAIKEETWIIFRYVDYLTVSGGGILDGQGSYSWPLNNCRETPNCRALPMNMGFQFVRFSRISHIRSINSKMGHLNFFGVQNFDISRMSIRAPGDSPNTDGIKIGLSSNMKIDDVDIGTGDDCIAILSGTTNLDISNVNCGPGHGISVGSLGRYKGEKSVQGITVRDSIFNGSTNGVRIKTWGSTSTPNLVSNFLYKNLQMINVGNPINIDQQYCPNSNCNYESASQIQIQDVRYNNIWGTSTDKVAVKLQCSKNVPCKGVELTDVSLVHSGPDGPATAFCENVGGRTLGKIAPPSCIR; encoded by the exons atgatTTCCACTGTTTGTAGTTTTATAAGGTTAATTTTACTCATAGCTGCCGTCGCAAGTAGCATTGCAGCAGCCGCTTCTATCCCTCTCCCCGGAAGAAAGATCTTTGATGTTCGAAGCTATGGCGCTCGCGGTGACGGCAAAACCGACAATGCTATG GCGTTTACAAAGGCGTGGAAAGAAGCGTGCGAATGGAACGGATTCTCTAGAGTCTACGTACCATTTGGAACCTTCTACCTCGGTGGCGTAATCTTCACGGGACCATGTAAAAGTCGGATTAGTTTCATCATCAAAGGAACTTTGTTAGCACCTAAAGAAGCTAACGCCATAAAAGAAGAGACGTGGATTATTTTCAGGTACGTTGACTATCTCACAGTCTCAGGCGGCGGTATCCTTGATGGACAAGGAAGCTACTCTTGGCCACTGAACAATTGCCGCGAAACCCCTAATTGCCGGGCTCTACCTATGAACATGGGGTTCCAATTCGTGAGATTCTCAAGAATCAGCCACATCAGATCGATCAATAGCAAAATGGGTCACCTCAACTTCTTCGGAGTGCAAAACTTTGACATCTCACGCATGAGCATTAGGGCCCCCGGAGATAGCCCTAACACCGACGGAATCAAGATAGGTTTATCAAGCAACATGAAGATCGACGATGTTGACATCGGAACTGGCGACGACTGCATCGCGATCTTGTCGGGAACCACTAATTTGGATATCTCCAATGTCAACTGTGGACCGGGACATGGAATCAGCGTTGGAAGTCTTGGAAGGTATAAAGGTGAGAAGAGCGTTCAGGGAATAACTGTTAGGGATTCCATCTTTAACGGTTCGACTAATGGAGTACGGATCAAGACATGGGGTTCGACGAGTACACCGAACTTAGTTTCTAATTTCCTTTACAAGAATCTCCAGATGATTAATGTCGGAAACCCAATCAACATAGATCAACAATACTGTCCAAACTCAAACTGCAACTATGAG tCTGCTTCACAGATTCAGATACAAGACGTGAGGTACAATAACATTTGGGGGACGTCTACGGACAAAGTGGCCGTAAAGTTACAATGTAGCAAGAATGTTCCTTGCAAAGGGGTTGAGCTCACCGATGTTAGCTTAGTACACAGTGGACCCGACGGTCCAGCCACCGCTTTCTGTGAGAATGTTGGCGGTAGGACACTTGGCAAGATAGCTCCTCCGTCTTGCATTCGTTGA
- the LOC104751739 gene encoding VQ motif-containing protein 10-like translates to MSGRGKVKSEPMKVVFINTQYVETDARSFKTVVQELTGKDAIVAAGPFESPSCASDSRCYGGGSKNGEDTRQLYGGGGGGQVGSTTEFDRFFKEMPAMEELYKLWSEN, encoded by the coding sequence aTGTCTGGAAGAGGGAAAGTGAAATCGGAGCCGATGAAGGTTGTGTTCATAAACACGCAGTACGTTGAGACAGATGCTCGTAGCTTCAAAACCGTTGTTCAAGAACTCACCGGTAAGGACGCCATCGTCGCCGCCGGTCCTTTTGAGTCCCCCTCCTGCGCTTCCGACAGCCGTTGTTACGGTGGCGGTAGTAAAAACGGTGAAGATACTAGACAGCTctacggcggaggaggaggaggacaagTAGGGTCGACGACGGAGTTTGATAGATTTTTCAAGGAGATGCCTGCCATGGAGGAGTTGTATAAACTATGGTCAGAAAATTGA
- the LOC104751740 gene encoding protein sip5 — MGNKLGRKRQVVEERYTKPQGLYVNKDVDIKKLRKLIVESKLAPCYPGDDESCHDLEECPICFLYYPSLNRSRCCMKSICTECFLQMKNPNSARPTQCPFCKTPNYAVEYRGVKTKEEKGIEQVEEQRVIEAKIRMRQKEMQDDEEKMQKRLESCSSSTSAMTGEMEYGSASAVSYNSPMDDGEIVPSQNSSVGRQHSGPRGNRDDEVDVDLEELMVMEAIWLSIQETGAQQNSASEEMTSSRQYETEDHSYVSSLPRMASTVEPAMPSSSSSGGLTCAISALAERQMVGETSNQIHNHNHNVNVSSYSMLPGNCDSYYDIEQEVDDVDNHHHHQQQQHYHNNTEMGETGSSNNYVSSYMTSESFHNFPTPPPLVIVPESFDEQMMMAMAVSLAEVHATTTSAPTEVTWQ; from the exons ATGGGTAATAAGTTGGGAAGGAAGAGGCAAGTTGTGGAAGAAAGGTATACGAAACCACAAGGTTTGTATGTTaataaagatgtcgacattaaaAAGCTCAGAAAACTGATTGTAGAATCTAAGCTTGCTCCTTGCTACCCTGGAGACGATGAGAGCTGTCATGATCTTGAAGAGTGTCCTAtttgttttctg TATTATCCTAGCCTCAATAGATCAAGATGTTGCATGAAAAGCATCTGTACAG AGTGTTTTTTACAAATGAAGAATCCTAATTCAGCTCGGCCTACTCA GTGCCCATTTTGTAAAACACCCAATTATGCTGTCGAGTACCGTGGAGTAAAGACAAAGGAGGAAAAAGGCATTGAACAAGTT GAAGAGCAACGGGTTATAGAAGCCAAAATAAGGATGAGGCAGAAGGAAATGCaggatgatgaagagaaaaTGCAGAAACGTCTGGAATCATGTTCCTCTAGCACAAGCGCAATGACTGGCGAGATGGAATATGGTTCAGCTTCAG CTGTATCTTATAATTCCCCCATGGACGATGGGGAAATCGTTCCATCGCAGAACTCATCAGTAGGTAGACAGCATTCTGGCCCTCGGGGTAACAG GGATGACGAGGTTGACGTTGACCTAGAAGAATTAATGGTAATGGAAGCAATATGGCTCTCCATTCAG GAAACAGGGGCGCAGCAAAATTCAGCTTCAGAGGAAATGACTTCTTCTAGGCAGTATGAAACAGAAGATCATAGTTATGTTTCTTCACTACCACGAATGGCTTCAACTGTAGAACCAGCAATgccgtcttcatcatcatctggtGGGCTTACTTGTGCAATCTCCGCACTTGCTGAACGCCAAATGGTTGGAGAAACCTCCAATCAAattcacaatcacaatcacaatgtCAACGTTTCTTCATACAGTATGCTTCCTGGAAATTGTGACAGTTACTATGACATAGAACAAGAGGTAGATGACGTTGACAACCATCaccaccatcaacaacaacaacattaccaTAACAACACCGAGATGGGAGAAACAGGAAGCAGCAACAACTATGTAAGTTCTTACATGACCAGCGAGAGCTTCCACAACTTTCccactcctcctcctcttgtCATTGTTCCAGAGAGTTTTGATGAGCAGATGATGATGGCTATGGCTGTGTCTTTAGCAGAGGTTCATGCCACGACAACAAGTGCACCAACTGAAGTTACTTGGCAATAA